The sequence GTTGATGTGGCATAACAACCCATGATATTGACTTCAGCAGTAATCTTGTTGAAGGGACTAGAGGACCAGTCATACCACAAGTTGTGGGTGACCATTTATAGCGAAGTGTTTAGAGGATTTATCTATGCCAAGTGTTTCATAATCAATCTCCACAACATTATCTGAGGGCTCAAGGCAAAGAAGAAAATGCCTACAGAACATTGGGCATGGATAAACATATAGATAAACAAGGAATCTTATGTAAAGCCCAATAATTGTAGAGATATATAGAAGACTGTTGACTGTTGATTGTTGAAACTTCTATAAAAGTTAAACCAACTTTGACATATGAATTGGAACGAGTCTCATTTTCAAATCTTAGGGGATAACATTAAAATGTAATTTACGAGTTATCACTTAGGTCTCATAAATATAAACTACTATATCCAAAAAACTGGGAACACCATACCCTAACTGGCCGTGTGCATATCTAACTAAGCATGATATTTCCTAAAAGAACAGAGCTTTATCAAGAAAGAAAAAATGAATATCAACATCAACAAAAAGCTAACTAAATGCAGCCTAGCCAAACGAAAGTTTCAGGTAAATTTGACACCAAAACATACACTGAGCCATGACAACTGAGGTTACTCACAAACAAAAATAGAAATGTCcacaaataaaatacatatacAATTATCCAACATGAAAACAAAATGCTTGAGGTAGTGGGTAATGCTGTTACCAAATGAATAAGCAGTGGGAAAAGTAGAACAGTCAGGAATAGTCTGCTTGAAAATAATGGCGTTCTCATTAATTTATTCCCAATCAGATGATGTTAAATCTGCTTCTTCTTCCTCCTTGCCTAATCTTCTCCATTGCTGCCAGAAACACTGTCCATAGAATGCCTGTCCATGTCTCCTCTGCATGCAGAGACTGACATTATGTCAATCCGTGAACATACTTAAAACTCTAATCAATTAATCACTGTTTAAAAGCATCGCTGGTGGTATAGCATTTTCATATTTTTCGActaggcattttgtcaaataggtCGATCAAAAACCAAAAGCATACATGAACAGAAAAAAGAAAGGAACTGTTTGCTTTTCTCCTCTCACAACCAAACCTTTCTCCATTCCCTCCTCTCTCTGCACTCTCCTCTGTCCCCTTCTATCCAGAACTACTCTGCAGTGAGGTATCTGGAACGTTGTGGCATGACACCTAGTCATGCCCATCTTCCCCTTTCAAAGTCTAGTGGATGTTCGAACATTTCACCTAGTCCTTCCTGTCCCGTATACACAGTGTCAGTGATATTTGTAATGACAAACAAATTATAACAAAACAGAGCATAAACGCATCGCTATTGCAGGAAAGCTTCTGTACCAATTTTGGAATGGACTGAATTTTCTGGTTGGAGATGGACTCAACGATCACTAGATTCGAAGAGAGTGAAAAGTCTATAAGTGAGGCCGCATCAGGGACTACCCTACCAAATAATCTTTAAATCATCTGGCCATTTCTGCAAATTCCTTTCACAACATTCAGTCAACGCACAGACAGAATAAAAATAACTAGAAATATTTACCCACAGAAACTACTATTACCTATATCTTTGAATAAAACGTCCAAGAACTTATCCCTGGCTTGCACTAAATTCCAGCTGCTTCAAATTCTGCATGTGTTCCAAGCATTTACTATAGTCAGCACCTCCTAGCAGGTGTTAATCATCGTCACTTTCAATCTTGTGTAATTTTCTAGACCTTTGATTTTGTCACTTCTTCAGCAACCTATAAGATGAAATCTTTTGAGAGAAGTTAATCATGGAAAACTCAGAATGTTCATTAGCGTTTCACATTTTATCAAATATATTGACTCAACTGTTCTCGGCAGTGCTTCGATCTGTAAATGATGATTCTTAGAAACATAGAGAGGGACAACAGTCTCAAAAAATGAAATCCTGTACACTTCTTCAGGTTGTTCAGTCCAAAAGGTAATGATGCCGGCCTAAAATCCAATTCGCTGATTGCACATCCTTTGAATATTATTGAGTTGCCTAACTGATTTTGTTAGAGTTTCCAGCTGGACAATTTTCAATAGAAAGATTGACGAATCTCCAAGCAGATTTGTCATTGAAGACAAATGAGTTACGTAGTTCCAACTTAGGACAATTTTTAATTGAAAGATTGGTCAAAGAAGACAAATCTCCAATAGAGTCAGGTAGACATTTCAGCTTAGGACAATCTCTAATATCAAGATTCGTCAAGGAAGACAAATCTCCGAGAGAATCAGGTAGACGATCCAGCTTAGGACAATTTCTAATATCAAGATTCGTCAGAGAAAACAAATCTCCAAGAGAGGTTGGCAAGTTTGTCAACATCACATCTTCTATCCTCATCCTTTTCAGCCTGCTGAGTTCTCCGATATTATCTGGTACCCCCCTTAAACTGGGACCGCTGAAATAGAGTTCTCTCAAGAATGCCTGATTTGTGATGTGACGAGGCAACTCTTGCAATTGCTTGCAGCCAGAAAGGTTCAAAAACTGGAGCTCCCTAATATTTTCCAGAAAGTTTAAGTCCTCTGACGTGAATTTGAGTTGACTGCACCCCTGTAAATTGAGATGTTCCAGGAGCATCACGTTTTTAAAACAAACCGGCAACCTCCTCAACTGGTTACAAAAGACAAAAGCTACATGCCGCAGGTTGCTCAAATTCCCGAAATTGCCGGGCAGTAATAGTATTTTACACTCATGTAACACCAAGTATTCCAGGTGTTGGAGATGACAAAATTCATCTGGCAGACTAGTAACATTGTAGCCTTCAAAGATTTCAATCTTTTTCAAATGATTGAGATGTTCTATTGATTTTGGAAAACCTTGAAATTTGTGGCAACCAGAAATAAGCAACTGCCTTAACTGCACAGGGGCCTGCAACACATTTCCAAGTAGAAAAATGTAAAGCATACCACAATCATAGGacagaaatataaatttaaaacagGTAAAAGGGCGCTACTTACCTCTCCATCTGTCTTCCCCCACAGCTCTTCTAAGTTTCTTCCTTCGTAAAGTTCTAAAACCCTTAAGTTTTTTAATGAAAGCCCTGACGGAAGATTTCGCTGCCCAATTTGGAACCAGCGAAGCCAGACCAGCTCTCTTGATACTTCAACTATTACTTTATCAAAGGAATCTCCACAAACTACAAAATAATTTAGTTCAACTAAAGAGGGTGCGAGTGATTGAATTCCTCCGTTTGTGTTAACCATGAGTTCCCCCTGCGAGCAGCGAATGCAAAACTCGTCAACCTCACCAATTTTTTCGACCAGTGCTGGTAAGGGCTCCTTTCCTTCCTGaatagaaaaaatataaaatattcagacaataaaattaaattaaatagagaGCTATAAACTTCTACAAACAATTCAAATTACAAGGAATAAGAAGATAAAAAAAGACGTGTGCAAACAAACCCCTTCATTAATCCACTTTATATGTTTTGAGGTGGCCATTATTCCTTGAATGCGGATTCTTTTCTGAAGACAGGAAAAAGtataaaatcaaaaattaaaaagcaGAAGAGCTAATGCAGCCAGCACTAAGATTAAAACAAACTTATTGGCCTTTCCAACACTTATTATTCGGGTAAACTGGTCATTTGTTTCGACTATTTGATTGCAAGATAGGTTTAAATAGCCAGACTGGTCTTCTTAGAAAGCCATTTTAACTGTAAAATTAATCAAACTTCATGTACACAAATATTAGTGTGCAACAAAAAGGTTTGTTTTGCATTGGTTAGTGGTACAATAACtttctaaaagaaaaagaaaaacttactGCTTCTTGTTTCTGAATATTAATAATCTGTTGGGGAAACCATAGCCGATAGGATGATTGTCTATCTGCAATGTCTCTTCCCATTTGTCTTATGTGATCATGCATCTTTATGTAATTGTCATTGTCAAGTTCAACGAAATGATTATCTAGGAGCCTTTGCCAACTTTGTAGAGGACTCCAACCCAATCCATTCCATGCTTCAATTGCTAAGCTATTATGTTCTCCAGTGAAAAAACATGCAGTATCAAGGAACatctctttttcttcatcatcaagGGTGTCATAACTTATTTTGAATATCTACATAATATCATTAGGCAATCTTCTGGAGGTCTTATGCAGCAACAACTCCCAATATTCTTTAAGGGGCTCACCATGCAGTTGTTCTCCAAGTACCTTTAAGGGGCTCACCATGCAGTTGTTCTCCAAGTACCTTGAGGGACAAAGGTAATCCATTGCATATCTTTAAGAACTTTTCAACAAGCTCATCAAATCCATCTGGTGGACAGAATTTTAGAAAAGCATGCCAACAaaaaagttgttttgcatacaatGGATCCAATTGTCTCATTTTATATATAGACGTGATGCCCCATGATTTAAGAACATCATATGCCCGTGTGGTAACAATGATGAGACTACCACTTTTAAGACTGTAATCTAATTGATCCACATTATCCACATCATCAAGAACAATCAATACCCTTGAAGATCTCAAACGATTCGAAAGAATGCCCATACCTTCTTCGATATTGTCAAATGCCAAATCTTGGATGCCAAGGTCATTGAGGAGTTCTTTCTGCTTCTCATGCAATAGACCTTTGGCTGTGGCATCTCGAACATCAAACACAAAACTTAACCTCTCCATCGAAGAGGATAATCTATGGTATACCTCTTTGGCAAGGGTGGTTTTGCCAGAACCAGCCATGCCACAAATTCCCGCTATTCGTACATCCTGATTACGGAGGGAAGATCGGAGCGTATTCACCTCAAAATCCTCCACAATTTCCTTGAGGCCGACTGGATGTTTTGCAACCACTAACGACACATTCTTTTTTTCTTGCACATTCTTTTTTTCTTTCAATACACGAGTCAGAATTTTGTTCAGCAACCTCAACTCATCTCTGAACAAATAAAAACATTGAAAGTTCAAAATACTAAAAGGAGATTAAGACAAAGTTAAATCCATAGATAACAAAAAGAATGCACGTTTATTGCTGCTGCCACTGAATTTGATTATGTGAGATTTATAACATCAGCAGCAGCAAGCCAAAGTTAAATACATAGGTAATTTAAAGAATATATATTTATTGTTGTTTCTGAATTTGATTATGTGAAATTTATAATGTCAGTATGTAGAAATCTATcaatatggatgcatttttatttttGACAGAATGTAGTACTCACTCCTTTGAATTTATGATATGGCCAGTGTAAAATGAGACTTTGTGGAGTGTGCTCTTCCACTCATCAAGCTTTTCTGGTTCATATCTACCCTTCTTCTCATGGTTCATAAAGGCTTGAGCATACCTTCTTTTCCCTTGATGTACCCATCTTAGATCACTAGGATCTACATGGTAAAAAATTGGAATAATTGGGGCGCCAGATTTAAGCATGTATGATAGCTCCGCCAAACACCAGGGTGAGTCTGCATACCTCACGGAAAAAATAGCTATATGGAGCAAAGCGCTAGTCATTGCTGCTTCTGTTGTTTGGGGCAAGAAATCACCATATTCCAACTCCCCTGAATCCACAAAAGCTGTGACCCCTTGGTGATTGAGCATATTATAGATACTGATAGCTAGGTGTTTGACATCTGGACCACGATGATTGATGGACACATCATAGCACGATTTTTGACCTTGTGTTGCAGGAGTACATACAGATGGTGAGAGAAGCATCCATACCGTTGTTCTCTGGTATACAATCAGTGGCAGAAGTAGATGCAGATGAAGAGGGTGCAATCTGTGATGTATTTGTAGAGACACTCTTTTTTCGATCAGGCAATATTCTTGAGATCTTTTGCAGCTGTGATTTCCAATATTCTTTACGAGACTCTCCATAAAATTGTGTTCCAGATACCTTGAGTGCGAAAGGTAATCCATTACATACCTTTTACGATCTTTTCAACAAGCTCCTCAAATCCATCCTGAGGAGAAGGTTGTAAAAAAGCATGCCAACCAAAAAGTTGTTCAGCATGATATGGATCAAGTGCTCTCATTTTATATATGGAGGTGATGCCCCATGATTTAAGAACATCATAGGCCCGTGTAGTAACCTTAGTTGCCAGAAACGTGACGTTCTCCCGTCGTTTCGCGTTTCAACGGGAGAAACGCGTTTCTCGTCCGTTTCTGCAGCGTTTGTAATATGTTTTCCATTGTTTTGATTTGTCAGTCAAATAATTGTTTTCCCTTATAAGTGGGGTAAAGTAATTGTTTTTAAAGTAAGTAAATGTTTTAAATGGTAAAGTAATTGTTTTTAAAGTAAAGTAAATGTTTTAAATGGTAAAGTAATTGTTTTTAACAGGTTTTTATAGTAAAGTAAATGTTTTAAACAGATTTGACAGTAAAgtaattgatttttattgatttaacattgacacactgattttttttggcatgtgaAATTGCATGTTTCATGGCTTAACTTTAGATTAACTAGTAGATGCAGATTATAGTTTTCTATGTCATGTTAGTTACATTAAATATATAACTTTAACTAACATTAATTATACAGcctcatgcaaaatatttcaatataattATCTACAATTCATGCAATGCAATATCTAGATAATTTATCTCCTAATATAAATATCTACGGTTCATGCAATGTAATATCTTAATATAATTTATGTTTATCTTCCACTAATGTTTCAGAATATCAAGGTGAAATAAagttttttaatgaaaatatatatagAACTCCATGCTTTTTCATTtatgtaaaataattttttataattatatatatatatatatatatatacgtttcTTATACACAACCTTTAACTATTCCGTTTCTCGTCACGTTACCGTTGCGGTTGCGTTTCTCGTTTCTCATTTCTGGTAACTAAGGTAGTAACAATGATGAGGCTACCACTTTTAAGACCGTCTATTGTGGGCAACAGAACATCCAGTTGCTCCACATCGTCCACATCATCAAGAACAATCAATACTCTAACAGATCTCAAATGCCTTGCTAGAAGGGCCATACCTTCAACAGTATTGTCGAATACTTCTTGAATGCCAAGGTCGTCAAAAAAATTTTTTCGCTTCTCATGCAACAAGCCCTTGGCTGCGGCATCTCGAACATCAGACACAAAACTAAACTTCTCCATCGAAGAGAAAATTCTATTGTAGAGCTCTTTGGCAAGGGTGGTTTTTCCGGAACCAGCCATACCCCAAATTCCCGCTATTTGTCCATCCTGATTAGGGTGAGCAGATTGGAGTGTATTCACCTCAAAATCTTCCACTATTTCGTTGAGACCGACTGGATGTTTTACAACG is a genomic window of Cryptomeria japonica chromosome 7, Sugi_1.0, whole genome shotgun sequence containing:
- the LOC131857076 gene encoding disease resistance protein RPV1-like — encoded protein: MFLDTACFFTGEHNSLAIEAWNGLGWSPLQSWQRLLDNHFVELDNDNYIKMHDHIRQMGRDIADRQSSYRLWFPQQIINIQKQEAKRIRIQGIMATSKHIKWINEGEGKEPLPALVEKIGEVDEFCIRCSQGELMVNTNGGIQSLAPSLVELNYFVVCGDSFDKVIVEVSRELVWLRWFQIGQRNLPSGLSLKNLRVLELYEGRNLEELWGKTDGEAPVQLRQLLISGCHKFQGFPKSIEHLNHLKKIEIFEGYNVTSLPDEFCHLQHLEYLVLHECKILLLPGNFGNLSNLRHVAFVFCNQLRRLPVCFKNVMLLEHLNLQGCSQLKFTSEDLNFLENIRELQFLNLSGCKQLQELPRHITNQAFLRELYFSGPSLRGVPDNIGELSRLKRMRIEDVMLTNLPTSLGDLFSLTNLDIRNCPKLDRLPDSLGDLSSLTNLDIRDCPKLKCLPDSIGDLSSLTNLSIKNCPKLELRNSFVFNDKSAWRFVNLSIENCPAGNSNKIS